In the Phaseolus vulgaris cultivar G19833 chromosome 7, P. vulgaris v2.0, whole genome shotgun sequence genome, one interval contains:
- the LOC137827806 gene encoding U-box domain-containing protein 32-like isoform X3 gives MGSIVVEDADTDTVYVAVGKNAEKTHQLLHWTVKNFSGKNVCLLHIHRPYSLNSFSCSTDRNLSGYEPKDLPVQAFQDQGNQTVHELLDQYILTLVPAGVRACKLLIEMDDIEKGITKAIAQHSIRWLVVGAAADEYNMGKLAKQDSEKANFIREQALLSCNIWFICKGNLICTRVYSKHTSDIESGPALLVLNSNTEKTKSELNPDALKYLDSDDMKEIQSISSHRSLSTKWSFNKVMDRSKLADLMFHEDEAFESRCATEIRRRKEVEEQLATSKQEVQKMKNQQDEIFEELQMVKDQSSALINQISESQCTATEFEEKIISAVDLLISFREKRDRLRIEHANAAREVQVLRKFGEADTSFSYQIGEGRYGSVYKGLLRNMHVAIKMLPSYGRERLSEFQHQVEVLSRVRHPNLLTLIGSCAESRSLVYEYINNGSLESHLARKEKNPLPWQIRISVATDICSALIFIHSSKPCIIHGNLKPSKVLLDANFVAKLSDLGIPSLVQQSLHSADASTVCNNPNERLAYVDPEYFVSGKFTPESDVYSFGVILLQLLTGRPLLGLVRDMKCALEKENLKAVLDLSAGEWPLYQTELLAYLALRCCEKSWLNRPDLVSEIWSVLEPFKATRIDKSYLISKKLHRVPSHFVCPIVQEVMEDPYIAADGFTYEAEAIRGWLNSGHDTSPMTNLKLDHTDLVPNYALHNAILEWQQQ, from the exons ATGGGTAGCATCGTGGTGGAAGACGCGGACACTGACACAGTGTATGTGGCAGTGGGAAAGAACGCGGAAAAGACGCATCAACTGTTGCATTGGACGGTTAAGAATTTCTCTGGCAAGAATGTTTGTCTTCTTCATATTCACCGACCTTACTCCCTCAATTCGTTCT cATGTTCAACAGACAGGAATCTCTCTGGGTATGAACCGAAAGACCTTCCAGTCCAGGCATTCCAGGACCAGGGAAATCAAACAGTGCATGAACTTCTAGACCAATACATTCTTACACTGGTTCCTGCAGGG GTACGGGCCTGTAAATTGTTGATTGAGATGGATGATATTGAGAAAGGGATCACAAAAGCTATTGCTCAACACAGTATTAGATGGCTTGTAGTGGGAGCAGCAGCAGATGAATATAACATGGG CAAACTGGCAAAGCAAGATTCAGAGAAGGCTAATTTTATACGTGAACAAGCATTGCTATCCTGTAATATTTGGTTCATTTGCAAGGGCAACCTCATATGTACTAG GGTATATAGTAAGCATACTTCTGACATTGAGAGTGGACCTGCATTGTTGGTGCTCAATTCAAATACAGAAAAGACTAAATCGGAATTGAATCCTGATGCATTGAAATATTTAG ATTCTGATGATATGAAAGAAATCCAAAGTATCAGTTCCCACCGTTCCTTAAGTACCAAATGGTCCTTTAATAAGGTCATGGACAGGTCAAAGTTGGCAGATTTGATGTTTCATGAG GATGAAGCATTCGAAAGCCGGTGTGCTACggaaataagaagaagaaaagaagttgAAGAACAATTGGCGACGTCAAAGCAAGAAGTACAGAAAATGAAGAATCAGCAGGATGAAATATTTGAAGAATTGCAAATGGTCAAAGACCAAAGTTCTGCACTTATAAACCAAATTTCTGAGTCCCAGTGTACGGCAACAGAGTTTGAGGAGAAGATCATATCAGCTGTGGACCTCTTGATAAGTTTCAGGGAAAAGAGAGATAGGCTTAGAATAGAGCATGCAAATGCAGCTAGGGAAGTCCAAGTGCTCAGAAAATTTGGTGAAGCAGATACTTCCTTCTCTTATCAG ATTGGAGAGGGAAGGTATGGAAGTGTTTACAAGGGACTGCTTCGCAACATGCATGTTGCCATAAAAATGTTACCCTCTTATGGTCGTGAGAGACTATCAGAGTTCCAACATCAG GTAGAGGTCTTGAGCAGGGTAAGACATCCAAACTTGTTAACACTAATTGGAAGCTGTGCAGAGTCTAGGTCACTTGTGTATGAGTATATAAACAATGGCAGCCTTGAAAGCCACCTTGCCCGCAAAGAAAAGAATCCGCTTCCATGGCAAATTCGAATATCCGTTGCTACAGATATATGCTCAGCTCTAATCTTCATTCACTCCAGCAAGCCTTGTATTATCCATGGGAATTTGAAACCTAGTAAGGTTCTCCTTGATGCTAACTTCGTTGCCAAACTGAGTGACTTGGGCATTCCTAGTTTAGTCCAGCAAAGTTTGCATTCAGCTGATGCAAGCACAGTGTGTAACAACCCAAATGAACGTTTGGCGTATGTGGATCCAGAGTATTTTGTCAGTGGCAAGTTTACACCAGAATCAGATGTATATTCATTTGGAGTCATATTGTTACAGCTTCTAACTGGAAGACCACTTTTGGGGTTAGTTAGGGATATGAAGTGTGCATTGGAAAAGGAAAACCTTAAAGCAGTCTTGGACCTTTCAGCTGGTGAATGGCCACTTTATCAAACTGAACTGCTGGCATATTTAGCATTGAGGTGTTGTGAAAAGAGTTGGTTGAACAGGCCAGACCTTGTGTCAGAAATTTGGAGTGTTCTTGAACCATTCAAAGCTACTCGCATTGACAAATCATATTTGATTTCCAAGAAGCTTCATCGTGTTCCTTCACATTTTGTCTGCCCCATTGTCCAG GAAGTAATGGAAGATCCATACATAGCTGCAGATGGCTTTACGTATGAAGCAGAGGCAATAAGAGGGTGGTTGAATAGTGGCCACGACACTTCCCCCATGACAAACCTCAAGCTTGATCACACGGATTTAGTACCTAACTATGCTCTACATAATGCAATTCTGGAGTGGCAGCAACAGTAA
- the LOC137827806 gene encoding U-box domain-containing protein 32-like isoform X4 — MGSIVVEDADTDTVYVAVGKNAEKTHQLLHWTVKNFSGKNVCLLHIHRPYSLNSFYRNLSGYEPKDLPVQAFQDQGNQTVHELLDQYILTLVPAGVRACKLLIEMDDIEKGITKAIAQHSIRWLVVGAAADEYNMGKLAKQDSEKANFIREQALLSCNIWFICKGNLICTRVYSKHTSDIESGPALLVLNSNTEKTKSELNPDALKYLDSDDMKEIQSISSHRSLSTKWSFNKVMDRSKLADLMFHEDEAFESRCATEIRRRKEVEEQLATSKQEVQKMKNQQDEIFEELQMVKDQSSALINQISESQCTATEFEEKIISAVDLLISFREKRDRLRIEHANAAREVQVLRKFGEADTSFSYQIGEGRYGSVYKGLLRNMHVAIKMLPSYGRERLSEFQHQVEVLSRVRHPNLLTLIGSCAESRSLVYEYINNGSLESHLARKEKNPLPWQIRISVATDICSALIFIHSSKPCIIHGNLKPSKVLLDANFVAKLSDLGIPSLVQQSLHSADASTVCNNPNERLAYVDPEYFVSGKFTPESDVYSFGVILLQLLTGRPLLGLVRDMKCALEKENLKAVLDLSAGEWPLYQTELLAYLALRCCEKSWLNRPDLVSEIWSVLEPFKATRIDKSYLISKKLHRVPSHFVCPIVQEVMEDPYIAADGFTYEAEAIRGWLNSGHDTSPMTNLKLDHTDLVPNYALHNAILEWQQQ, encoded by the exons ATGGGTAGCATCGTGGTGGAAGACGCGGACACTGACACAGTGTATGTGGCAGTGGGAAAGAACGCGGAAAAGACGCATCAACTGTTGCATTGGACGGTTAAGAATTTCTCTGGCAAGAATGTTTGTCTTCTTCATATTCACCGACCTTACTCCCTCAATTCGTTCT ACAGGAATCTCTCTGGGTATGAACCGAAAGACCTTCCAGTCCAGGCATTCCAGGACCAGGGAAATCAAACAGTGCATGAACTTCTAGACCAATACATTCTTACACTGGTTCCTGCAGGG GTACGGGCCTGTAAATTGTTGATTGAGATGGATGATATTGAGAAAGGGATCACAAAAGCTATTGCTCAACACAGTATTAGATGGCTTGTAGTGGGAGCAGCAGCAGATGAATATAACATGGG CAAACTGGCAAAGCAAGATTCAGAGAAGGCTAATTTTATACGTGAACAAGCATTGCTATCCTGTAATATTTGGTTCATTTGCAAGGGCAACCTCATATGTACTAG GGTATATAGTAAGCATACTTCTGACATTGAGAGTGGACCTGCATTGTTGGTGCTCAATTCAAATACAGAAAAGACTAAATCGGAATTGAATCCTGATGCATTGAAATATTTAG ATTCTGATGATATGAAAGAAATCCAAAGTATCAGTTCCCACCGTTCCTTAAGTACCAAATGGTCCTTTAATAAGGTCATGGACAGGTCAAAGTTGGCAGATTTGATGTTTCATGAG GATGAAGCATTCGAAAGCCGGTGTGCTACggaaataagaagaagaaaagaagttgAAGAACAATTGGCGACGTCAAAGCAAGAAGTACAGAAAATGAAGAATCAGCAGGATGAAATATTTGAAGAATTGCAAATGGTCAAAGACCAAAGTTCTGCACTTATAAACCAAATTTCTGAGTCCCAGTGTACGGCAACAGAGTTTGAGGAGAAGATCATATCAGCTGTGGACCTCTTGATAAGTTTCAGGGAAAAGAGAGATAGGCTTAGAATAGAGCATGCAAATGCAGCTAGGGAAGTCCAAGTGCTCAGAAAATTTGGTGAAGCAGATACTTCCTTCTCTTATCAG ATTGGAGAGGGAAGGTATGGAAGTGTTTACAAGGGACTGCTTCGCAACATGCATGTTGCCATAAAAATGTTACCCTCTTATGGTCGTGAGAGACTATCAGAGTTCCAACATCAG GTAGAGGTCTTGAGCAGGGTAAGACATCCAAACTTGTTAACACTAATTGGAAGCTGTGCAGAGTCTAGGTCACTTGTGTATGAGTATATAAACAATGGCAGCCTTGAAAGCCACCTTGCCCGCAAAGAAAAGAATCCGCTTCCATGGCAAATTCGAATATCCGTTGCTACAGATATATGCTCAGCTCTAATCTTCATTCACTCCAGCAAGCCTTGTATTATCCATGGGAATTTGAAACCTAGTAAGGTTCTCCTTGATGCTAACTTCGTTGCCAAACTGAGTGACTTGGGCATTCCTAGTTTAGTCCAGCAAAGTTTGCATTCAGCTGATGCAAGCACAGTGTGTAACAACCCAAATGAACGTTTGGCGTATGTGGATCCAGAGTATTTTGTCAGTGGCAAGTTTACACCAGAATCAGATGTATATTCATTTGGAGTCATATTGTTACAGCTTCTAACTGGAAGACCACTTTTGGGGTTAGTTAGGGATATGAAGTGTGCATTGGAAAAGGAAAACCTTAAAGCAGTCTTGGACCTTTCAGCTGGTGAATGGCCACTTTATCAAACTGAACTGCTGGCATATTTAGCATTGAGGTGTTGTGAAAAGAGTTGGTTGAACAGGCCAGACCTTGTGTCAGAAATTTGGAGTGTTCTTGAACCATTCAAAGCTACTCGCATTGACAAATCATATTTGATTTCCAAGAAGCTTCATCGTGTTCCTTCACATTTTGTCTGCCCCATTGTCCAG GAAGTAATGGAAGATCCATACATAGCTGCAGATGGCTTTACGTATGAAGCAGAGGCAATAAGAGGGTGGTTGAATAGTGGCCACGACACTTCCCCCATGACAAACCTCAAGCTTGATCACACGGATTTAGTACCTAACTATGCTCTACATAATGCAATTCTGGAGTGGCAGCAACAGTAA
- the LOC137827806 gene encoding U-box domain-containing protein 32-like isoform X1 → MGSIVVEDADTDTVYVAVGKNAEKTHQLLHWTVKNFSGKNVCLLHIHRPYSLNSFSCSTDRNLSGYEPKDLPVQAFQDQGNQTVHELLDQYILTLVPAGVRACKLLIEMDDIEKGITKAIAQHSIRWLVVGAAADEYNMGKLAKQDSEKANFIREQALLSCNIWFICKGNLICTRVYSKHTSDIESGPALLVLNSNTEKTKSELNPDALKYLDSDDMKEIQSISSHRSLSTKWSFNKVMDRSKLADLMFHEDEAFESRCATEIRRRKEVEEQLATSKQEVQKMKNQQDEIFEELQMVKDQSSALINQISESQCTATEFEEKIISAVDLLISFREKRDRLRIEHANAAREVQVLRKFGEADTSFSYQVEFPAFSFLEINEATHDFDPSWKIGEGRYGSVYKGLLRNMHVAIKMLPSYGRERLSEFQHQVEVLSRVRHPNLLTLIGSCAESRSLVYEYINNGSLESHLARKEKNPLPWQIRISVATDICSALIFIHSSKPCIIHGNLKPSKVLLDANFVAKLSDLGIPSLVQQSLHSADASTVCNNPNERLAYVDPEYFVSGKFTPESDVYSFGVILLQLLTGRPLLGLVRDMKCALEKENLKAVLDLSAGEWPLYQTELLAYLALRCCEKSWLNRPDLVSEIWSVLEPFKATRIDKSYLISKKLHRVPSHFVCPIVQEVMEDPYIAADGFTYEAEAIRGWLNSGHDTSPMTNLKLDHTDLVPNYALHNAILEWQQQ, encoded by the exons ATGGGTAGCATCGTGGTGGAAGACGCGGACACTGACACAGTGTATGTGGCAGTGGGAAAGAACGCGGAAAAGACGCATCAACTGTTGCATTGGACGGTTAAGAATTTCTCTGGCAAGAATGTTTGTCTTCTTCATATTCACCGACCTTACTCCCTCAATTCGTTCT cATGTTCAACAGACAGGAATCTCTCTGGGTATGAACCGAAAGACCTTCCAGTCCAGGCATTCCAGGACCAGGGAAATCAAACAGTGCATGAACTTCTAGACCAATACATTCTTACACTGGTTCCTGCAGGG GTACGGGCCTGTAAATTGTTGATTGAGATGGATGATATTGAGAAAGGGATCACAAAAGCTATTGCTCAACACAGTATTAGATGGCTTGTAGTGGGAGCAGCAGCAGATGAATATAACATGGG CAAACTGGCAAAGCAAGATTCAGAGAAGGCTAATTTTATACGTGAACAAGCATTGCTATCCTGTAATATTTGGTTCATTTGCAAGGGCAACCTCATATGTACTAG GGTATATAGTAAGCATACTTCTGACATTGAGAGTGGACCTGCATTGTTGGTGCTCAATTCAAATACAGAAAAGACTAAATCGGAATTGAATCCTGATGCATTGAAATATTTAG ATTCTGATGATATGAAAGAAATCCAAAGTATCAGTTCCCACCGTTCCTTAAGTACCAAATGGTCCTTTAATAAGGTCATGGACAGGTCAAAGTTGGCAGATTTGATGTTTCATGAG GATGAAGCATTCGAAAGCCGGTGTGCTACggaaataagaagaagaaaagaagttgAAGAACAATTGGCGACGTCAAAGCAAGAAGTACAGAAAATGAAGAATCAGCAGGATGAAATATTTGAAGAATTGCAAATGGTCAAAGACCAAAGTTCTGCACTTATAAACCAAATTTCTGAGTCCCAGTGTACGGCAACAGAGTTTGAGGAGAAGATCATATCAGCTGTGGACCTCTTGATAAGTTTCAGGGAAAAGAGAGATAGGCTTAGAATAGAGCATGCAAATGCAGCTAGGGAAGTCCAAGTGCTCAGAAAATTTGGTGAAGCAGATACTTCCTTCTCTTATCAGGTAGAATTCCCTGCATTTTCTTTCTTGGAGATCAATGAGGCAACTCATGATTTTGATCCGTCTTGGAAGATTGGAGAGGGAAGGTATGGAAGTGTTTACAAGGGACTGCTTCGCAACATGCATGTTGCCATAAAAATGTTACCCTCTTATGGTCGTGAGAGACTATCAGAGTTCCAACATCAG GTAGAGGTCTTGAGCAGGGTAAGACATCCAAACTTGTTAACACTAATTGGAAGCTGTGCAGAGTCTAGGTCACTTGTGTATGAGTATATAAACAATGGCAGCCTTGAAAGCCACCTTGCCCGCAAAGAAAAGAATCCGCTTCCATGGCAAATTCGAATATCCGTTGCTACAGATATATGCTCAGCTCTAATCTTCATTCACTCCAGCAAGCCTTGTATTATCCATGGGAATTTGAAACCTAGTAAGGTTCTCCTTGATGCTAACTTCGTTGCCAAACTGAGTGACTTGGGCATTCCTAGTTTAGTCCAGCAAAGTTTGCATTCAGCTGATGCAAGCACAGTGTGTAACAACCCAAATGAACGTTTGGCGTATGTGGATCCAGAGTATTTTGTCAGTGGCAAGTTTACACCAGAATCAGATGTATATTCATTTGGAGTCATATTGTTACAGCTTCTAACTGGAAGACCACTTTTGGGGTTAGTTAGGGATATGAAGTGTGCATTGGAAAAGGAAAACCTTAAAGCAGTCTTGGACCTTTCAGCTGGTGAATGGCCACTTTATCAAACTGAACTGCTGGCATATTTAGCATTGAGGTGTTGTGAAAAGAGTTGGTTGAACAGGCCAGACCTTGTGTCAGAAATTTGGAGTGTTCTTGAACCATTCAAAGCTACTCGCATTGACAAATCATATTTGATTTCCAAGAAGCTTCATCGTGTTCCTTCACATTTTGTCTGCCCCATTGTCCAG GAAGTAATGGAAGATCCATACATAGCTGCAGATGGCTTTACGTATGAAGCAGAGGCAATAAGAGGGTGGTTGAATAGTGGCCACGACACTTCCCCCATGACAAACCTCAAGCTTGATCACACGGATTTAGTACCTAACTATGCTCTACATAATGCAATTCTGGAGTGGCAGCAACAGTAA
- the LOC137827806 gene encoding U-box domain-containing protein 32-like isoform X2, with amino-acid sequence MGSIVVEDADTDTVYVAVGKNAEKTHQLLHWTVKNFSGKNVCLLHIHRPYSLNSFYRNLSGYEPKDLPVQAFQDQGNQTVHELLDQYILTLVPAGVRACKLLIEMDDIEKGITKAIAQHSIRWLVVGAAADEYNMGKLAKQDSEKANFIREQALLSCNIWFICKGNLICTRVYSKHTSDIESGPALLVLNSNTEKTKSELNPDALKYLDSDDMKEIQSISSHRSLSTKWSFNKVMDRSKLADLMFHEDEAFESRCATEIRRRKEVEEQLATSKQEVQKMKNQQDEIFEELQMVKDQSSALINQISESQCTATEFEEKIISAVDLLISFREKRDRLRIEHANAAREVQVLRKFGEADTSFSYQVEFPAFSFLEINEATHDFDPSWKIGEGRYGSVYKGLLRNMHVAIKMLPSYGRERLSEFQHQVEVLSRVRHPNLLTLIGSCAESRSLVYEYINNGSLESHLARKEKNPLPWQIRISVATDICSALIFIHSSKPCIIHGNLKPSKVLLDANFVAKLSDLGIPSLVQQSLHSADASTVCNNPNERLAYVDPEYFVSGKFTPESDVYSFGVILLQLLTGRPLLGLVRDMKCALEKENLKAVLDLSAGEWPLYQTELLAYLALRCCEKSWLNRPDLVSEIWSVLEPFKATRIDKSYLISKKLHRVPSHFVCPIVQEVMEDPYIAADGFTYEAEAIRGWLNSGHDTSPMTNLKLDHTDLVPNYALHNAILEWQQQ; translated from the exons ATGGGTAGCATCGTGGTGGAAGACGCGGACACTGACACAGTGTATGTGGCAGTGGGAAAGAACGCGGAAAAGACGCATCAACTGTTGCATTGGACGGTTAAGAATTTCTCTGGCAAGAATGTTTGTCTTCTTCATATTCACCGACCTTACTCCCTCAATTCGTTCT ACAGGAATCTCTCTGGGTATGAACCGAAAGACCTTCCAGTCCAGGCATTCCAGGACCAGGGAAATCAAACAGTGCATGAACTTCTAGACCAATACATTCTTACACTGGTTCCTGCAGGG GTACGGGCCTGTAAATTGTTGATTGAGATGGATGATATTGAGAAAGGGATCACAAAAGCTATTGCTCAACACAGTATTAGATGGCTTGTAGTGGGAGCAGCAGCAGATGAATATAACATGGG CAAACTGGCAAAGCAAGATTCAGAGAAGGCTAATTTTATACGTGAACAAGCATTGCTATCCTGTAATATTTGGTTCATTTGCAAGGGCAACCTCATATGTACTAG GGTATATAGTAAGCATACTTCTGACATTGAGAGTGGACCTGCATTGTTGGTGCTCAATTCAAATACAGAAAAGACTAAATCGGAATTGAATCCTGATGCATTGAAATATTTAG ATTCTGATGATATGAAAGAAATCCAAAGTATCAGTTCCCACCGTTCCTTAAGTACCAAATGGTCCTTTAATAAGGTCATGGACAGGTCAAAGTTGGCAGATTTGATGTTTCATGAG GATGAAGCATTCGAAAGCCGGTGTGCTACggaaataagaagaagaaaagaagttgAAGAACAATTGGCGACGTCAAAGCAAGAAGTACAGAAAATGAAGAATCAGCAGGATGAAATATTTGAAGAATTGCAAATGGTCAAAGACCAAAGTTCTGCACTTATAAACCAAATTTCTGAGTCCCAGTGTACGGCAACAGAGTTTGAGGAGAAGATCATATCAGCTGTGGACCTCTTGATAAGTTTCAGGGAAAAGAGAGATAGGCTTAGAATAGAGCATGCAAATGCAGCTAGGGAAGTCCAAGTGCTCAGAAAATTTGGTGAAGCAGATACTTCCTTCTCTTATCAGGTAGAATTCCCTGCATTTTCTTTCTTGGAGATCAATGAGGCAACTCATGATTTTGATCCGTCTTGGAAGATTGGAGAGGGAAGGTATGGAAGTGTTTACAAGGGACTGCTTCGCAACATGCATGTTGCCATAAAAATGTTACCCTCTTATGGTCGTGAGAGACTATCAGAGTTCCAACATCAG GTAGAGGTCTTGAGCAGGGTAAGACATCCAAACTTGTTAACACTAATTGGAAGCTGTGCAGAGTCTAGGTCACTTGTGTATGAGTATATAAACAATGGCAGCCTTGAAAGCCACCTTGCCCGCAAAGAAAAGAATCCGCTTCCATGGCAAATTCGAATATCCGTTGCTACAGATATATGCTCAGCTCTAATCTTCATTCACTCCAGCAAGCCTTGTATTATCCATGGGAATTTGAAACCTAGTAAGGTTCTCCTTGATGCTAACTTCGTTGCCAAACTGAGTGACTTGGGCATTCCTAGTTTAGTCCAGCAAAGTTTGCATTCAGCTGATGCAAGCACAGTGTGTAACAACCCAAATGAACGTTTGGCGTATGTGGATCCAGAGTATTTTGTCAGTGGCAAGTTTACACCAGAATCAGATGTATATTCATTTGGAGTCATATTGTTACAGCTTCTAACTGGAAGACCACTTTTGGGGTTAGTTAGGGATATGAAGTGTGCATTGGAAAAGGAAAACCTTAAAGCAGTCTTGGACCTTTCAGCTGGTGAATGGCCACTTTATCAAACTGAACTGCTGGCATATTTAGCATTGAGGTGTTGTGAAAAGAGTTGGTTGAACAGGCCAGACCTTGTGTCAGAAATTTGGAGTGTTCTTGAACCATTCAAAGCTACTCGCATTGACAAATCATATTTGATTTCCAAGAAGCTTCATCGTGTTCCTTCACATTTTGTCTGCCCCATTGTCCAG GAAGTAATGGAAGATCCATACATAGCTGCAGATGGCTTTACGTATGAAGCAGAGGCAATAAGAGGGTGGTTGAATAGTGGCCACGACACTTCCCCCATGACAAACCTCAAGCTTGATCACACGGATTTAGTACCTAACTATGCTCTACATAATGCAATTCTGGAGTGGCAGCAACAGTAA